A section of the Festucalex cinctus isolate MCC-2025b chromosome 7, RoL_Fcin_1.0, whole genome shotgun sequence genome encodes:
- the cops7a gene encoding COP9 signalosome complex subunit 7a isoform X1 has translation MEVEQLLSLSGSALAQAVGSLLETPGLYVFSDILELPNVRELENGPHAPMYQLLNLFAFGTYCDYKERAASLPELTPAQRNKLRHLSIISLASNLKCLPYSLLLQQLELKNVRELEDLLIEAVYCDIIQGKLDQRNQQVEVDCSVGRDLGPNELPNIVNTLQEWCTGCEAVLCGIEEQVSRANQYRESQLKVKVQVETEVSNLQKTLKASAASPSSGPAPAGAASNQDADQLAEPRDPASSQEPRQPGKKSSKVKGKKRKPIQITNDDILYSPGCEAAARSGPSPTEDVTNGTTDPHSHGTRWWDKKTNKNKTEAFRQSDGRWVATPL, from the exons ATGGAGGTGGAGCAGCTCCTGTCTCTGTCCGGCTCGGCGCTGGCCCAGGCCGTCGGCTCTCTGCTGGAGACGCCCGGCCTCTACGTCTTCTCCGACATCCTGGAGCTGCCCAACGTCAGAGAG CTGGAGAACGGCCCCCACGCCCCGATGTACCAGCTCCTCAATCTCTTCGCCTTCGGAACCTACTGCGACTACAAAG AGCGAGCGGCGTCCCTGCCAGAGCTGACGCCCGCCCAGAGGAACAAACTTCGCCATCTGTCCATCATCAGCTTGGCCTCCAACCTCAAG TGCCTGCCGTACTCGCTGCTCCTGCAGCAGCTGGAGCTGAAGAATGTGCGCGAGCTGGAGGACCTGCTGATCGAGGCGGTGTACTGCGACATCATCCAGGGTAAATTGGACCAGCGCAACCAGCAGGTGGAGGTGGACTGCAGCGTGGGCCGTGACCTGGGCCCCAACGAGCTGCCCAACATCGTCAACACGCTGCAGGAGTG GTGCACGGGCTGCGAGGCGGTGCTGTGCGGCATCGAAGAGCAAGTCTCCCGAGCTAATCAATACCGCGAGAGCCAACTGAAAGTCAAAGTTCAAGTGGAAACAGAG GTGTCAAACCTACAGAAAACCCTGAAGGCCAGCGCCGCCTCGCCGTCATCAGGTCCCGCCCCTGCCGGTGCGGCCTCCAATCAGGACGCCGACCAGCTGGCCGAACCGCGGGACCCCGCCTCCTCTCAGGAACCGCGACAgccgggaaaaaaaagttctaaggtGAAAGG gaaaaaaagaaaacccatcCAAATAACCAATGACGACATTCTCTACTCGCCAGGCTGCGAGGCAGCGGCAAGATCTGGTCCAAGTCCAACTGAAGACGTGACAAACGGCACCACTGATCCGCACTCTCACGGGACTCGttggtgggacaaaaaaacaaacaaaaacaaaacggaagCGTTCAGACAAAGTGATGGCCGTTGGGTGGCCACGCCCCTCTGA
- the cops7a gene encoding COP9 signalosome complex subunit 7a isoform X2, producing the protein MEVEQLLSLSGSALAQAVGSLLETPGLYVFSDILELPNVRELENGPHAPMYQLLNLFAFGTYCDYKERAASLPELTPAQRNKLRHLSIISLASNLKCLPYSLLLQQLELKNVRELEDLLIEAVYCDIIQGKLDQRNQQVEVDCSVGRDLGPNELPNIVNTLQEWCTGCEAVLCGIEEQVSRANQYRESQLKVKVQVETEVSNLQKTLKASAASPSSGPAPAGAASNQDADQLAEPRDPASSQEPRQPGKKSSKVKGLRGSGKIWSKSN; encoded by the exons ATGGAGGTGGAGCAGCTCCTGTCTCTGTCCGGCTCGGCGCTGGCCCAGGCCGTCGGCTCTCTGCTGGAGACGCCCGGCCTCTACGTCTTCTCCGACATCCTGGAGCTGCCCAACGTCAGAGAG CTGGAGAACGGCCCCCACGCCCCGATGTACCAGCTCCTCAATCTCTTCGCCTTCGGAACCTACTGCGACTACAAAG AGCGAGCGGCGTCCCTGCCAGAGCTGACGCCCGCCCAGAGGAACAAACTTCGCCATCTGTCCATCATCAGCTTGGCCTCCAACCTCAAG TGCCTGCCGTACTCGCTGCTCCTGCAGCAGCTGGAGCTGAAGAATGTGCGCGAGCTGGAGGACCTGCTGATCGAGGCGGTGTACTGCGACATCATCCAGGGTAAATTGGACCAGCGCAACCAGCAGGTGGAGGTGGACTGCAGCGTGGGCCGTGACCTGGGCCCCAACGAGCTGCCCAACATCGTCAACACGCTGCAGGAGTG GTGCACGGGCTGCGAGGCGGTGCTGTGCGGCATCGAAGAGCAAGTCTCCCGAGCTAATCAATACCGCGAGAGCCAACTGAAAGTCAAAGTTCAAGTGGAAACAGAG GTGTCAAACCTACAGAAAACCCTGAAGGCCAGCGCCGCCTCGCCGTCATCAGGTCCCGCCCCTGCCGGTGCGGCCTCCAATCAGGACGCCGACCAGCTGGCCGAACCGCGGGACCCCGCCTCCTCTCAGGAACCGCGACAgccgggaaaaaaaagttctaaggtGAAAGG GCTGCGAGGCAGCGGCAAGATCTGGTCCAAGTCCAACTGA